In the Aristaeella hokkaidonensis genome, ACCAGAAATCCTGGAAAGCGTATGCCGGAACTTCCTTCCGGTTCATCATTTCCCCGATGCACCAAATATAATGCGGCCGGGTCAGATGAAGCTCGGCAGCGATGGGACCGTACATCTGGCAGTGGTTGCCGACGATTATACAGGGCTCAGGCGGAAGGTTTTCCGTGCCGTAAAGCTTGTATTTGGGGGATAACAGCCATATCACCCGGTGAATCAGGCGATACAGCAGGGGGGACTGTGAGGGCATGATCATTCATTTCCTTCCGGCTTTGTTTGAACCTGCGCCTGCGCACGGCTGTTTGTATCGATGGACTTTCCGAAGACAACAAACCGGTCATACAGGTATTCCGTGACGAAGTTGAGCAGCATGTTCATGATCGTGACGAGCATACCGTTCCAGCCGCAGGTGCCTTCGAGGTAGTTGCCCAGGATCGTGGTCACGGGGGTAAAGACCGCGTAATAGGCCGCGACCTTCAGCATGGCGATGGGAACGTTGTTGGCGGAACGGAAAGTGAACTCCCGGTTCAGGGTAAAGTTCCAGACCACGGAGAGAACAAGCGCGATGAGATAGGCTACCCAGTATTCCCAGTGCAGCAGCTCATAAAGAACGGTGAATACGCCGATCTCAATGACACCGGCAGAGATGGAAAACAACACAAATTTGATTGTGCGGATCAGTTCACTCCGGTCCTTTGGCTGCTTTTCCTGTTCCGGGGCCCTGGTTTCTTCTGTCATGATCCTCACCTTGTCCTTTCATACCGGTCGATGACCGTCTGATACCGGTCGAGCACCATCGGGATGAGCTTTTCCCAGGAAAGTGGAATGGTTTCCCGGGCATTCTGACCGATCTTTTTAACGTCCTCTTCGGTAAAGATCCGGACCAGCTCGTCGTGCATGGCCTGCGGATCGGCGGCGGCAGTGAAGCCGCTGAAATTCTTCCGGATCGCCCCGGCAGCATTGGAACCTTCGGTCGCCAGCGTTGGAATAGCCAGGACCGCAGCTTCCCGCAGAACGAGGGGCGCGTTGTCGAACACGGAGGGGAAGAACAGCAGATCCGCGTTCAGGTAGATGCCCCTGAGCAGATCCCGGTCCTTCACCTGGCCGGTGAAACGGATATGATCCGTCAGGTTCAGGGACGTCGCGTAGCGTTCAATATCCTGTTCATCCTTTCCGGTACCGACCATGACCAGGAACCAGTCGTTGCTCTGATCACAG is a window encoding:
- a CDS encoding GtrA family protein encodes the protein MTEETRAPEQEKQPKDRSELIRTIKFVLFSISAGVIEIGVFTVLYELLHWEYWVAYLIALVLSVVWNFTLNREFTFRSANNVPIAMLKVAAYYAVFTPVTTILGNYLEGTCGWNGMLVTIMNMLLNFVTEYLYDRFVVFGKSIDTNSRAQAQVQTKPEGNE